The Streptococcus oralis Uo5 genome includes a window with the following:
- a CDS encoding FUSC family protein: MSYFKKYKFDKSQFKLGMRTFKTGIAVFIVLLIFGFFGWKGLQIGALTAVFSLRESFDKSVHFGTSRILGNSIGGFYALVFFLLNTLFHGAFWVTLLVVPICTMLTIMTNVAMNNKAGVIGGVAAMLIITLSIPSGETFLYVFARVFETFMGVFVAILVNYDIEQLKLFWEKKRK; the protein is encoded by the coding sequence ATGAGTTATTTTAAAAAATATAAATTTGATAAGTCACAGTTCAAGCTTGGTATGCGAACCTTCAAAACAGGGATTGCCGTATTTATAGTTCTCTTGATTTTTGGTTTTTTTGGCTGGAAGGGACTTCAAATTGGAGCATTGACAGCGGTTTTCAGTTTACGAGAGAGCTTTGATAAGAGTGTCCATTTTGGAACTTCGCGTATCTTAGGAAATAGTATTGGCGGTTTTTACGCCCTTGTCTTTTTCCTCTTAAACACTTTATTTCATGGAGCCTTTTGGGTAACCTTACTAGTTGTTCCAATTTGCACCATGTTAACCATTATGACAAATGTTGCCATGAACAATAAGGCAGGAGTTATCGGTGGCGTAGCAGCTATGTTGATCATTACCCTATCAATACCGAGCGGAGAAACATTTTTGTACGTATTTGCACGTGTATTTGAAACATTTATGGGAGTTTTTGTCGCAATCCTTGTAAATTATGATATTGAGCAACTGAAACTCTTTTGGGAGAAAAAAAGAAAATAA
- the glnR gene encoding transcriptional repressor GlnR, whose translation MKEREFRRNMAVFPIGSVMKLTDLSARQIRYYEDQELIKPDRNEGNRRMYSLNDMDRLLEIKDYISEGHNIAAIKKKYAEREAKSKKAVSQTEVRRALHNELLQQGRFASVRSPFGRG comes from the coding sequence ATGAAGGAAAGAGAATTTCGCCGAAATATGGCAGTTTTTCCTATCGGCAGTGTTATGAAATTGACCGATCTCTCGGCGCGTCAGATTCGTTATTATGAAGATCAAGAGTTAATCAAACCTGATCGAAACGAAGGGAACCGTCGCATGTATTCCTTGAATGACATGGATCGTCTGCTTGAAATCAAAGATTATATCTCTGAAGGTCATAATATTGCTGCGATTAAGAAAAAATATGCTGAACGCGAGGCGAAGTCCAAGAAAGCCGTGAGTCAGACGGAAGTGCGTCGTGCACTTCACAATGAACTCCTCCAGCAGGGGCGCTTTGCTTCAGTACGGTCACCCTTTGGTCGCGGTTAG
- the glnA gene encoding type I glutamate--ammonia ligase, producing the protein MPITAADIRREVKEKNVTFIRLMFSDILGTMKNVEIPATDEQLDKVLSNKAMFDGSSIEGFVRINESDMYLYPDLDTWTVFPWGDENGSVAGLICDVYTTEGEPFAGDPRGNLKRALRHMEEVGFKSFNLGPEPEFFLFKLDENGDPTLEVNDKGGYFDLAPTDLADNTRREIVNVLTKMGFEVEASHHEVAVGQHEIDFKYDEVLRACDKIQIFKLVVKTIARKHGLYATFMAKPKFGIAGSGMHCNMSLFDAEGNNAFFDPNDPKGMQLSETAYHFLGGLIKHAYNYTAIMNPTVNSYKRLVPGYEAPVYIAWAGRNRSPLVRVPASRGMGTRLELRSVDPMANPYIAMAVLLEVGLHGIENKIEAPAPIEENIYIMTAEERKEAGITDLPSTLHNALKALTEDEVVKAALGEHIYTSFLEAKRIEWASYATFVSQWEVDNYLDLY; encoded by the coding sequence ATGCCAATCACAGCTGCAGATATTCGTCGTGAAGTCAAGGAAAAAAATGTTACCTTTATTCGTCTCATGTTTTCAGATATTCTGGGAACCATGAAAAACGTCGAAATTCCTGCTACAGATGAACAGTTAGATAAGGTCTTGTCAAATAAAGCCATGTTTGATGGCTCTTCTATTGAAGGTTTTGTACGTATCAATGAATCAGATATGTACTTGTATCCAGACTTGGACACATGGACAGTCTTCCCTTGGGGAGATGAAAATGGAAGTGTTGCAGGTCTGATCTGTGATGTCTATACAACAGAAGGCGAACCTTTTGCAGGTGATCCACGTGGCAACCTCAAGCGTGCACTTCGTCATATGGAAGAAGTAGGATTCAAATCCTTCAACCTTGGGCCAGAACCAGAATTCTTCCTCTTTAAGCTGGATGAAAATGGCGATCCAACTCTTGAGGTAAATGACAAGGGTGGCTACTTCGACTTGGCGCCTACAGACCTTGCGGACAACACACGTCGTGAAATCGTGAATGTCTTGACCAAAATGGGATTTGAAGTAGAAGCGAGTCACCACGAGGTTGCGGTTGGACAACATGAAATTGACTTCAAGTATGATGAAGTACTCCGTGCCTGTGACAAGATTCAAATCTTTAAACTCGTTGTTAAAACCATTGCTCGCAAACATGGCCTTTACGCAACCTTTATGGCTAAACCGAAATTTGGTATTGCTGGATCAGGTATGCACTGTAATATGTCCTTGTTTGATGCAGAAGGAAATAATGCCTTCTTTGATCCAAACGATCCAAAAGGAATGCAGTTGTCTGAAACGGCCTACCATTTCCTTGGCGGTTTGATCAAGCATGCTTACAACTATACTGCTATCATGAACCCAACAGTTAACTCATACAAACGTTTGGTTCCAGGTTATGAAGCGCCTGTTTACATTGCTTGGGCTGGTCGTAACCGTTCGCCACTTGTACGCGTACCGGCTTCACGCGGTATGGGAACTCGTCTTGAGTTGCGTTCAGTGGACCCAATGGCAAACCCATATATCGCTATGGCTGTTCTTTTGGAAGTTGGTTTGCATGGTATTGAAAACAAAATCGAAGCACCAGCTCCGATCGAAGAAAATATCTACATCATGACAGCAGAAGAGCGTAAGGAAGCTGGAATCACTGATCTTCCATCAACTCTTCATAACGCCTTGAAAGCTTTGACTGAAGATGAAGTGGTTAAGGCTGCCCTAGGTGAACACATCTACACTAGCTTCCTTGAAGCCAAACGTATTGAGTGGGCTAGCTATGCGACCTTCGTTTCACAATGGGAAGTTGATAATTATCTTGACTTATATTAA
- a CDS encoding LPXTG cell wall anchor domain-containing protein encodes MVEVGTKKVASTTTNDNKNDTATTGNQAESTKKEETVSQDQKVLPSTGTASTSLLSMIGLFIAGLVGLVVRKKD; translated from the coding sequence ATCGTTGAAGTAGGAACTAAGAAAGTAGCCTCTACAACAACCAACGATAATAAGAATGATACTGCAACAACAGGGAACCAAGCTGAAAGTACTAAGAAAGAAGAAACTGTAAGCCAAGATCAGAAAGTTCTACCAAGCACAGGTACAGCTTCTACCAGTCTTCTTTCAATGATTGGTTTATTTATCGCCGGTCTAGTAGGTTTAGTCGTTCGTAAGAAGGACTAA
- a CDS encoding LPXTG-anchored SHIRT domain periscope protein: protein MKWKYRMRMPFSTIFSRKKQAFLGLVVLLFSIFLLPLQSYAALEEIKNGTDISTLDIRKFNLNINNFSVLSKSQAVDQFHLSNPHYEYLWGGAYPGEMENFTLKVDKSKKQDQVFENPLSLKFTNIGTVNGKQVDAYLNFNKVTLHYLNTAQAESEMNSTQKSTVEFFSISELWESSAFEIGNVPYVDANHDYIMNKAFWIDADVTAELSYADGSETDLKLVMKPTDIDAMDANNLKETFYIKDYQNDVNLRLMNNANVLKQEDQGERTAWIATQITSGSYSENNISGFALRSNSNRMNFAYSSTEVASAVFGLYIEKLDPSPVLEVDPTEIPAKEGQDVTYKATFKIPVPGKDLLAAPSSIEMVQNFDDRLDYKELKVESGGVTLQEGRDYTIEKSGQTVTVKMTPEYIKANSSAEIIVTYNTTTNKKVEEKGPEKINNTVTLHVDNLSAPSNQVSTALLYEKHHEFVSGTPGKELPQEVKDLLPATEKNLPNGSQVTPTQPSQTEVKTAEGTWSFKSYDKSSETINGADAHFIGTWEFTPAPTYKATHEFVSGTPGKELPKEVKDLLPADQTDLKDGSQTTPTQPSQTEVKTAEGTWSFKSYDKTSDTINGADAHFIGTWEFTPAPTYKATHEFVSGTPGKELPQEVKALLPADQTDLKDGSQATPTQPSQTEVKTTEGTWSFKSYDKASETINGADAHFIGTWEFTPAPTYKATHEFVSGTPGKELPQEVKALLPADQTDLKDNGQATPTQPSQTEVKTAEGTWSFKSYDKTSETINGADAHFVGTWEFTPAPNKNSGNKGTWSFKSYDNTSETINGSDVKFVGTWEFTASPAPTVTHKAVHEFVSGTPGKELPQEVKSLLPSDQTDLKDGSQVTPTQPSQTEVKTAEGTWSFKSYDKTSETINGSDVKFVGTWEFTPAPTVTHKAVHEFVSGTPGKELPQEVKSLLPSDQTDLKDGSQVTPTQPSQTEVKTAEGTWSFKSYDKASETINGADAHFVGTWEFTPAPNKNSGNNSQPEEGSSQTKGLLPNTGSAVSGLLSIIGLAFASLAAFVLRKKD from the coding sequence ATGAAATGGAAATATCGCATGAGAATGCCTTTTTCTACTATTTTCAGTAGAAAAAAACAGGCTTTTCTCGGACTAGTCGTTTTACTTTTTTCTATTTTTCTTCTTCCGCTTCAATCTTATGCGGCTTTAGAAGAAATAAAAAATGGAACGGATATCTCAACCTTGGATATTCGTAAGTTTAATTTGAACATCAACAATTTTAGTGTTTTATCTAAATCACAGGCTGTTGATCAGTTTCATTTATCGAATCCCCACTATGAATATCTCTGGGGTGGTGCCTATCCAGGAGAGATGGAGAACTTTACTCTTAAAGTAGATAAAAGTAAAAAACAGGATCAAGTTTTTGAAAATCCTCTTTCTCTAAAATTCACAAATATTGGGACAGTTAATGGTAAGCAAGTAGATGCTTATCTAAATTTCAATAAAGTAACCCTACACTATCTTAATACTGCTCAAGCAGAGTCTGAAATGAATAGTACTCAAAAATCTACGGTTGAATTTTTCTCAATTTCTGAATTATGGGAAAGTAGTGCTTTTGAAATTGGGAATGTTCCATACGTAGATGCGAACCATGATTACATCATGAATAAAGCATTTTGGATTGATGCTGATGTAACAGCCGAGTTGAGTTATGCAGATGGTTCAGAGACAGATTTGAAGTTGGTCATGAAACCAACGGATATCGATGCAATGGATGCAAACAACTTGAAGGAAACCTTCTATATTAAAGATTATCAAAATGATGTTAATCTTCGTCTGATGAACAATGCCAATGTTTTGAAACAGGAAGACCAAGGAGAACGAACTGCTTGGATTGCGACTCAGATTACAAGTGGTAGCTATTCTGAGAACAATATCTCTGGTTTTGCCCTTCGATCGAATAGTAATAGGATGAATTTTGCTTATTCATCAACAGAGGTTGCTTCGGCCGTCTTTGGTCTCTATATTGAAAAACTTGATCCGAGCCCTGTTCTAGAAGTAGATCCTACAGAGATTCCAGCTAAAGAGGGGCAGGATGTAACTTATAAGGCCACCTTTAAAATTCCGGTTCCAGGTAAAGATCTTTTAGCAGCTCCATCATCTATTGAGATGGTTCAAAATTTTGATGATCGCTTGGACTATAAAGAACTTAAAGTTGAATCAGGTGGGGTGACTCTGCAAGAAGGACGTGACTATACGATCGAGAAATCAGGTCAAACTGTTACTGTTAAAATGACACCTGAATACATAAAAGCAAATTCTTCTGCTGAAATTATTGTAACTTATAATACTACTACAAACAAAAAGGTAGAAGAAAAAGGTCCTGAAAAAATTAACAACACTGTAACCTTGCATGTTGATAACTTATCAGCTCCTTCTAATCAGGTGAGCACTGCTCTTCTTTACGAAAAACACCATGAATTTGTCAGTGGAACTCCAGGTAAAGAGTTGCCACAAGAAGTGAAAGACTTGCTTCCAGCAACAGAAAAGAATTTACCTAATGGCAGTCAAGTAACGCCAACGCAACCAAGTCAAACAGAAGTGAAGACAGCAGAAGGTACTTGGAGCTTCAAGTCCTATGACAAGTCATCAGAAACCATCAATGGAGCGGATGCCCACTTTATCGGTACTTGGGAATTCACCCCAGCTCCAACTTACAAGGCAACACATGAATTTGTCAGCGGAACTCCAGGAAAAGAGCTTCCAAAAGAAGTAAAAGACTTGCTTCCAGCAGACCAAACAGACTTGAAAGACGGTAGTCAAACGACTCCGACACAACCAAGTCAAACAGAAGTGAAGACAGCAGAAGGTACCTGGAGCTTCAAGTCATACGATAAGACCTCTGACACCATTAATGGAGCGGATGCTCACTTCATCGGTACTTGGGAATTCACCCCAGCGCCAACCTACAAGGCGACACATGAATTTGTCAGCGGAACTCCAGGTAAAGAACTTCCACAAGAAGTGAAAGCCCTACTTCCAGCAGACCAAACAGACTTGAAAGACGGTAGCCAAGCAACGCCAACGCAACCAAGTCAAACAGAAGTTAAGACAACTGAAGGCACATGGAGCTTTAAGTCCTATGACAAGGCATCAGAAACCATCAATGGAGCAGACGCCCACTTCATCGGTACTTGGGAATTCACCCCAGCGCCAACCTACAAGGCGACACATGAATTTGTCAGCGGAACTCCAGGTAAAGAACTTCCACAAGAAGTGAAAGCCCTACTTCCAGCAGACCAAACAGACTTGAAAGATAATGGTCAAGCAACACCAACGCAACCAAGTCAAACAGAAGTGAAGACAGCGGAAGGTACCTGGAGTTTCAAATCATACGATAAGACTTCAGAAACCATCAATGGAGCGGATGCCCACTTTGTCGGAACTTGGGAATTTACCCCAGCACCAAATAAAAATTCTGGAAATAAAGGCACATGGAGCTTCAAGTCCTACGACAATACATCAGAAACAATTAATGGATCAGATGTTAAGTTTGTAGGTACATGGGAATTTACAGCAAGCCCAGCTCCAACAGTGACTCATAAAGCAGTTCACGAATTTGTCAGTGGAACTCCAGGAAAAGAACTTCCGCAAGAAGTGAAATCCTTACTTCCATCAGACCAAACAGACTTGAAAGACGGCAGCCAAGTAACGCCAACGCAACCAAGTCAAACGGAAGTGAAGACAGCAGAAGGCACATGGAGCTTCAAGTCCTACGACAAGACATCGGAAACAATTAATGGATCAGATGTTAAGTTTGTAGGCACATGGGAATTCACCCCAGCGCCAACAGTGACTCATAAAGCAGTTCACGAGTTTGTCAGCGGAACTCCAGGCAAAGAACTTCCACAAGAAGTGAAATCCTTGCTTCCATCAGACCAAACAGACTTGAAGGACGGCAGCCAAGTAACGCCAACGCAACCAAGTCAAACGGAAGTGAAGACAGCAGAAGGCACATGGAGCTTCAAGTCCTATGACAAAGCATCAGAAACCATCAATGGAGCGGATGCCCACTTCGTCGGTACTTGGGAATTTACTCCGGCACCAAATAAAAATTCTGGAAATAATAGCCAACCAGAAGAAGGAAGTAGTCAAACTAAGGGCTTGTTACCAAACACAGGCTCTGCAGTATCTGGTCTTCTTTCAATCATCGGTCTTGCCTTTGCAAGCCTAGCAGCTTTTGTTCTTCGTAAGAAAGACTAA
- the hrcA gene encoding heat-inducible transcriptional repressor HrcA — protein sequence MVTERQQDILNLIIDIFTKTHEPVGSKALQESINSSSATIRNDMAALEKQGLLEKAHTSSGRMPSVAGFQYYVKHSLAFDRLAENEVYEIVKAFDQEFFKLEDILQEAANLLTDLSDCTVVALDVEPSKQRLTAFDIVVLGQHTALAVFTLDESRTVTSQFLIPRNFLQEDLLKLKSVIQERFLGHTVLDIHYKIRTEIPQIIQRYFTTTDNVMDLFEHIFKEMFNENIVVAGKVNLLNFANLAAYQFFDQPQKVALEIREGLHEDQMQNVRVADSQESCLADLAVISSKFLIPYRGFGILAIIGPVNLDYQQLVNQVNVVNRVLTMKLTDFYRYLSSNHYEVN from the coding sequence ATGGTTACAGAACGTCAACAGGATATTTTAAATCTGATTATTGACATCTTTACCAAAACACATGAACCTGTCGGATCCAAGGCGCTGCAAGAGTCTATTAACTCTAGCAGTGCTACCATTCGTAATGACATGGCGGCTCTAGAGAAGCAGGGTTTGCTTGAGAAGGCTCATACCTCAAGCGGTCGGATGCCAAGTGTTGCTGGTTTTCAGTACTATGTGAAACACTCGCTGGCTTTTGACCGACTGGCTGAAAATGAGGTATACGAGATTGTCAAAGCCTTTGATCAGGAGTTCTTCAAATTGGAGGATATTCTGCAAGAAGCTGCTAATCTACTGACAGACCTGAGTGACTGCACGGTAGTAGCACTGGATGTTGAACCGAGCAAGCAACGGTTGACAGCCTTTGATATTGTCGTTCTAGGACAACATACCGCTCTTGCAGTTTTCACCCTAGACGAGTCCCGAACGGTTACCAGTCAATTTCTGATTCCAAGGAACTTCTTGCAGGAAGATTTGCTGAAACTGAAGAGCGTTATTCAGGAACGTTTCCTCGGTCATACAGTTTTAGATATTCACTACAAGATTCGGACAGAGATTCCGCAGATTATCCAGCGTTACTTCACAACTACGGACAATGTCATGGATCTCTTTGAACATATTTTTAAAGAAATGTTCAACGAAAACATTGTGGTGGCGGGCAAGGTCAATCTCTTGAATTTTGCCAATCTAGCAGCCTATCAGTTCTTTGACCAACCACAGAAAGTGGCTCTGGAGATTCGTGAGGGTCTGCATGAAGATCAAATGCAAAATGTCCGTGTTGCGGACAGTCAAGAGTCTTGTCTAGCAGACCTAGCGGTGATTAGCAGTAAATTCCTCATTCCTTATCGGGGTTTTGGAATTCTAGCGATTATCGGTCCGGTCAATCTGGATTACCAGCAATTGGTCAACCAAGTCAATGTGGTCAATCGTGTTTTGACAATGAAGTTGACAGATTTTTACCGCTATCTCAGCAGTAATCATTACGAAGTAAATTAA
- the grpE gene encoding nucleotide exchange factor GrpE, whose product MAQDKKNEEMKEEEVVETVEEATPEKSELDLANERADEFENKYLRAHAEMQNIQRRANEERQNLQRYRSQDLAKAILPSLDNLERALAVEGLTDDVKKGLEMVQESLNHALKEEGIEEITADGKFDHNYHMAIQTLPADDEHPADTIAQVFQKGYKLHDRILRPAMVVVYN is encoded by the coding sequence ATGGCCCAAGATAAAAAGAACGAAGAAATGAAAGAAGAGGAAGTTGTTGAAACAGTAGAAGAAGCGACTCCTGAGAAGTCTGAGTTGGACTTGGCAAATGAACGTGCGGATGAGTTCGAAAACAAATACCTTCGCGCTCATGCAGAAATGCAAAATATTCAACGCCGTGCCAATGAAGAACGTCAAAACTTGCAACGTTATCGTAGCCAAGATCTGGCAAAAGCAATCTTACCATCGCTTGACAACTTAGAACGTGCACTAGCAGTTGAAGGTTTGACAGACGATGTGAAAAAAGGATTGGAGATGGTACAAGAGAGCTTGAATCACGCTTTGAAAGAAGAAGGAATCGAAGAAATCACAGCTGACGGCAAATTTGACCATAACTATCATATGGCCATCCAAACTCTCCCAGCAGACGATGAACACCCAGCAGACACCATCGCTCAAGTCTTCCAAAAAGGCTACAAACTCCATGATCGCATCCTACGCCCAGCCATGGTAGTGGTTTATAATTAA
- the dnaK gene encoding molecular chaperone DnaK codes for MSKIIGIDLGTTNSAVAVLEGTESKIIANPEGNRTTPSVVSFKNGEIIVGDAAKRQAVTNPDTVISIKSKMGTSEKVSANGKEYTPQEISAMILQYLKGYAEEYLGEKVTKAVITVPAYFNDAQRQATKDAGKIAGLEVERIVNEPTAAALAYGLDKTDKEEKILVFDLGGGTFDVSILELGDGVFDVLSTAGDNKLGGDDFDQKIIDHLVAEFKKENGIDLSTDKMAMQRLKDAAEKAKKDLSGVTSTQISLPFITAGEAGPLHLEMTLTRAKFDDLTRDLVERTKVPVRQALSDAGLSLSEIDEVILVGGSTRIPAVVEAVKAETGKEPNKSVNPDEVVAMGAAIQGGVITGDVKDVVLLDVTPLSLGIETMGGVFTKLIDRNTTIPTSKSQVFSTAADNQPAVDIHVLQGERPMAADNKTLGRFQLTDIPAAPRGIPQIEVTFDIDKNGIVSVKAKDLGTQKEQTIVIQSNSGLTDEEIDRMMKDAEANAEADKKRKEEVDLRNEVDQAIFATEKTIKETEGKGFDAERDAAQAALDDLKKAQEDNNLDEMKAKLEALNEKAQGLAVKLYEQAAAAQQAQAGAEGAQATGNAGDDVVDGEFTEK; via the coding sequence ATGTCTAAAATTATCGGTATTGACTTAGGTACAACAAACTCAGCAGTAGCAGTTCTTGAAGGAACTGAAAGCAAAATCATCGCAAACCCAGAAGGAAACCGCACAACTCCATCTGTAGTATCATTCAAAAACGGAGAAATCATCGTTGGTGATGCCGCAAAACGTCAAGCAGTTACAAACCCAGATACAGTTATCTCTATCAAATCTAAGATGGGAACTTCTGAAAAAGTTTCTGCTAACGGTAAGGAATACACTCCACAAGAAATCTCAGCTATGATTCTTCAATACTTGAAAGGTTACGCTGAAGAATACCTTGGTGAGAAAGTAACTAAAGCAGTTATCACAGTTCCAGCTTACTTCAACGATGCTCAACGTCAAGCAACAAAAGACGCTGGTAAAATCGCTGGTCTTGAAGTAGAACGTATCGTCAACGAACCAACTGCAGCGGCTCTTGCATACGGTTTGGACAAGACTGACAAAGAAGAAAAAATCTTAGTATTTGACCTTGGTGGTGGTACATTCGACGTATCTATCCTTGAATTGGGTGATGGTGTCTTTGATGTATTGTCAACTGCAGGGGACAACAAACTTGGTGGTGATGACTTTGACCAAAAAATCATCGACCACTTGGTAGCAGAATTCAAGAAAGAAAACGGTATTGACTTGTCTACTGACAAGATGGCAATGCAACGTTTGAAAGATGCCGCAGAAAAAGCGAAGAAAGACCTTTCTGGTGTAACTTCAACTCAAATCAGCTTGCCATTCATCACTGCTGGTGAAGCTGGACCTCTTCACTTGGAAATGACTTTGACTCGTGCGAAATTTGACGATTTGACTCGTGACCTTGTAGAACGTACAAAAGTTCCGGTTCGTCAAGCCCTTTCAGATGCAGGTTTGAGCTTGTCAGAAATCGACGAAGTTATCCTTGTTGGTGGTTCAACTCGTATCCCAGCCGTTGTAGAAGCTGTGAAAGCTGAAACTGGTAAAGAACCAAACAAATCAGTAAACCCTGATGAAGTAGTTGCTATGGGTGCTGCGATCCAAGGTGGTGTCATTACTGGTGATGTGAAAGACGTTGTCCTTCTTGATGTAACGCCATTGTCACTTGGTATCGAAACAATGGGTGGAGTATTTACAAAACTTATCGATCGCAACACTACGATTCCAACATCTAAGTCACAAGTCTTCTCAACTGCAGCAGACAACCAACCAGCCGTTGATATCCACGTTCTTCAAGGTGAACGCCCAATGGCAGCAGATAACAAGACTCTTGGACGTTTCCAATTGACTGATATCCCAGCTGCTCCTCGTGGAATTCCTCAAATCGAAGTAACATTTGACATCGACAAGAACGGTATCGTGTCTGTTAAGGCAAAAGATCTTGGAACTCAAAAAGAACAAACGATTGTGATCCAATCAAACTCAGGATTGACAGACGAAGAAATCGACCGCATGATGAAAGATGCAGAAGCAAATGCAGAAGCAGATAAGAAACGTAAAGAAGAAGTCGACCTTCGTAACGAAGTAGACCAAGCTATCTTTGCGACTGAAAAGACCATCAAGGAAACTGAAGGCAAAGGCTTCGATGCAGAACGTGACGCTGCCCAAGCTGCCCTTGATGACCTTAAGAAAGCGCAAGAAGACAACAACTTGGACGAAATGAAAGCAAAACTTGAAGCATTGAACGAAAAAGCTCAAGGACTTGCTGTGAAACTCTATGAACAAGCCGCAGCAGCCCAACAAGCTCAAGCAGGAGCAGAAGGTGCACAAGCAACAGGAAACGCAGGCGATGACGTCGTAGACGGAGAGTTTACGGAGAAATAA
- the dnaJ gene encoding molecular chaperone DnaJ encodes MNNTEFYDRLGVSKNASADEIKKAYRKLSKKYHPDINKEPGAEEKYKEVQEAYETLSDDQKRAAYDQYGAAGANGGFGGAGGFGGFDGAGGFGGFEDIFSSFFGGGGASRNPNAPRQGDDLQYRVNLTFEEAIFGTEKEVKYNREASCRTCNGSGAKPGTSPVTCGRCHGAGVINVDTQTPLGMMRRQVTCDVCHGRGKEIKDPCTTCHGTGHEKQAHSVHVKIPAGVETGQQIRLAGQGEAGFNGGPYGDLYVVVSVEASDKFEREGTTIFYKLNLNIVQATLGDTVEIPTVHGDVELVIPEGTQTGKKFRLRGKGAPSLRGGAVGDQYVTVNVVTPTGLNDRQKAALKEFAAAGDLKVNPKKKGFFDHIKDAFEGE; translated from the coding sequence ATGAACAATACTGAATTTTATGATCGTCTGGGGGTGTCAAAAAACGCTTCGGCAGACGAGATCAAAAAGGCTTATCGTAAGCTTTCAAAAAAATATCACCCAGATATCAACAAGGAGCCTGGCGCTGAGGAAAAATATAAGGAAGTTCAAGAAGCCTATGAGACTTTGAGTGACGACCAAAAACGTGCAGCTTACGATCAGTATGGTGCTGCAGGTGCCAACGGTGGCTTTGGTGGTGCTGGCGGTTTTGGCGGCTTTGACGGAGCAGGTGGCTTCGGTGGTTTTGAAGATATCTTCTCAAGTTTTTTCGGGGGAGGCGGAGCTTCACGCAATCCAAACGCTCCTCGTCAAGGGGATGACCTCCAGTATCGTGTGAACTTGACCTTTGAAGAAGCTATCTTCGGAACGGAAAAAGAAGTTAAATACAATCGTGAAGCTAGCTGTCGTACATGTAATGGATCTGGTGCTAAACCAGGGACAAGTCCAGTCACTTGTGGACGCTGTCATGGCGCTGGTGTCATTAATGTCGATACGCAGACTCCTCTTGGTATGATGCGTCGCCAAGTAACCTGTGATGTCTGTCATGGTCGCGGAAAAGAAATCAAGGATCCATGTACAACTTGTCATGGAACGGGTCATGAAAAACAAGCTCATAGCGTACATGTGAAAATTCCTGCTGGTGTGGAAACTGGTCAACAAATTCGCCTAGCTGGTCAAGGTGAAGCAGGCTTTAACGGTGGACCTTATGGTGACTTGTATGTAGTAGTTTCTGTGGAAGCTAGCGATAAGTTTGAACGTGAAGGAACAACTATTTTCTACAAGTTAAATCTTAATATTGTCCAAGCTACTCTTGGAGATACTGTAGAAATTCCAACTGTTCATGGAGATGTTGAATTGGTTATCCCAGAAGGAACTCAGACTGGCAAGAAATTCCGTCTACGTGGCAAGGGAGCACCGAGCCTTCGTGGCGGTGCTGTTGGTGACCAATACGTTACTGTCAATGTCGTGACTCCGACAGGTTTGAACGACCGCCAAAAAGCAGCGCTTAAAGAATTCGCAGCTGCAGGTGACTTGAAAGTCAATCCAAAGAAAAAAGGCTTCTTTGACCATATAAAAGATGCCTTTGAAGGAGAATAA
- a CDS encoding HIT family protein, whose protein sequence is MSDCIFCKIIAGEIPASKVYEDEQVLAFLDISQVTPGHTLIVPKEHYRNLLKMDATSASQLFAQVPTVAQKVMKATKAAGMNIIANCEEVAGQTVFHTHVHLVPRYGAEDDLKIDFIAHEPDFDKLAQVAETIRNA, encoded by the coding sequence ATGTCAGATTGCATTTTTTGTAAGATTATCGCAGGGGAGATTCCTGCTTCAAAAGTATACGAAGATGAGCAGGTTCTTGCCTTTCTTGATATCTCTCAAGTAACGCCTGGACACACCCTCATTGTACCAAAAGAACATTATCGCAATCTTTTGAAGATGGATGCCACAAGTGCTAGCCAACTCTTTGCCCAAGTGCCAACAGTGGCTCAAAAAGTTATGAAGGCTACCAAGGCTGCCGGAATGAACATCATCGCCAACTGTGAGGAAGTTGCTGGTCAAACAGTCTTTCATACTCACGTGCATCTCGTACCCCGCTACGGTGCAGAAGATGACCTCAAGATTGACTTTATCGCCCACGAACCAGACTTTGACAAACTTGCCCAAGTCGCTGAAACTATTAGAAATGCTTAA